DNA sequence from the Acipenser ruthenus chromosome 8, fAciRut3.2 maternal haplotype, whole genome shotgun sequence genome:
TAGTAGCTAGCTATtgctgttaatgttttattttctccgtTGGAAttcaaaaaagcaaaaacaaatttTGTCAGAGAATGTGTAGAATAAAATCATTTTTCTGGATTTTAAACTTACCAGGTGTAACAAAGCCATTGTCATAACATTGGGAACTTTATGAAACAGAAACTTAAATATACTGACAAAGACTTGTCAATAAACCATTGTACTATACTACTCTATAGCCAATGAATGAGTTTATAGGCAGCCTTACTCATACAGCAGCTATTGTCGTAATGGCTTTCTTCTTAAGGTATTAATCATGTAAAAGATTATTGATTGATACATTTTTCATTATGTTTAGATTGTGTTTCAATGTGCTTTTATAGTTAAATTGctttaatgtgttttataatttagTTGCTTCAATATGCTTTAAATACATGTCTGTGTAGATAAAGGTTATtcaaggccctgtgtaaatcgcgatttcaccCACTTCGCGGAAAttcttaagaatattgaaaaatattgcaatttttttcaatattcttaagaaGTAATTTCATAATTAtctgtatttcattaaaaaaaaattacattaactAAAccgtacagctctgctgtgtgcctgcgtgtactattcgccatgcatAGTGCTGTGTactgattatgtcatgtgactatactcaatctaggtgggaaattaaaatactacacactgtaaacaagaaaatggatgtctctaaaaaggctaaaaacaTGTCTGCAGCAGATCGCATAAAGCaatatccagcaggagtttaagCCCGGGACAGAGAGGCGCGGTGCGGCACGGCACGCGAGGCATTTTGCCGCCTGTATTGCTGCCACTGCTTTCATATtgtgttggacagatcagcgtAGGATGATACCGCTAGTCCCGTCACACCGCTCAAATTGAATCCAGAGCGATTTTTTTCTGGCTGTCGCGCAGCATCATCGGTTGCTTAACCAATCACAACTAAGGGCTGACAACATGTGCTTGCCAGGAAAACTCACGAATGAAACTAttgtctacggaggtgtccaagcacaCTGAAGCGTTTAATtcctcccatatttcatacaaggacaggcaagtcaatattttatacatcgcccctgataagcatccttcctgtagccaatttgatactattatgttttgcctttattatttctgtagttcactactatttttattaaactggctgtaaaaggatatattttctaacactttagtagtaggctacttgcgGTCAGCAacgtattgtatgtttctttgctaaacTGATCGCTAAACTGAAGTTACGTAGTGCATACCACTCCTGTGTGTCCAGGTGCAGACTAGCGGTATCACACCTTGAAAATGTCCAGCGGTAACCTGCCGGACCCGTCTGTCCTGGactttacacagcgatggaggcaAGCTCTACTGTACGttctgcaacgttactgtagatcactaccgaaaatCATCTgctgacaggcatttagattcaaatattcactgaaagagaaaggcagaaatccagagcagtaccgcgactgctttacttgcaaagaaacaaaaagcgacttccaaaagtccactgaaaactgtGAAGCACGAAACGCATTCAAATTTGACTTCTTAGAGGCGTTTGTTcgtgcaaatatccctcttgaaaaattggacaaccaaattTTACATAAATTCTTCATACTGAGTGTAGCAAACGGTGGaacgattccttcatcagcctagctgagacgtgaatacttacctaaaggtGCCAAGTATCACAATCAggagactgttttaccaattccatagttgcttgtcagtggtcagcGACGAGTccactgatgcccaagatcagtatgtgtttcacattgtatttgttttgcaaggcctaaatggtgaacatgcatcagatgtagaactgaaagctgtccttgcagatgcactttacctacaggctgttaacactgtttcacaagctattgtaaagtgcttgaaaaaTGTTGACATTCATTTTGAtgatgctgtttaaaaaaaaaaataataatctgtacgcataaatttataaaatagttctgtgcacattccgCAAAATATGATACTTCACCCGTGACACTGGGATTTTCACAGAGCCTCATCTATACTGTACACCAAAGGTTGGATAGCaaacaaaatctttttttcatttatagcGATAAATGCGATAAGCCAGGAGTCCTGGAGGGAACTGCAGAGTGAAGAGGCATTACAAGATCAAAAACTTAGGCTTCTGGGAACGTGGTTACATGCCATCCTTTAAAATACACTTGCAGAGCTTAGCACTTTGAAAAGCGGAAATCAATTAcgttagagtttttttttttctcttatgcAATAAGACTGGAGCCACATTAAGCTCTACCACAGAAGAAACTATTTAAAAGGGTGTGTTCCTTTTTCCTGAAAACATAAAAGCAATTCTACTTTAGTAACGCCAATGTCTTTCTATTATTTTAAAACGGACAACAGATCCTTTCTAATTATTGTGAAATTCACAATCACTAATTAGGGATGGTAAAGATACACTTACCTATTGTGTATTTTAAAGACCGTTTATGTTATTcctgtttaataaatgtattgtgtgatgtattacaaaaaaaaaagaattgaaatgCAAACAATTAATTGCCTGCCTTTTAAGAAATAAATTCTCTTCTCAAACACTACCTAGTTACAGCTCAAGTACAAGCAGTTTCCTATTGATGTACCCAAGCAGTTTATTAGCTGGATGAAACCTCAGTTTCATGAGGGTGTGTGTCAGTAATTAGTTTGGTTCTGTTCCTGATTTCAGGGTACTCTGAGCAGATGTATTCTCTTCTGGTGATGACAAACCAATTTTATCAGATGGTAATCTTACCGTTCTTATATTTTCACATCACATTTCTGCGATATTTAAAGATCATACAGACACACCAGTTAAAAAGGTTTTCTTCCAAATTAATGGGTTTGCTTAACTACTAAAATCCTAATTTAACTGTTTTAATATattgtgtatgtttgttttattttttctgtttttcactttTGTTAAGCGCATTGCGATATTAttttatgaaaggcgctatataaaaaagattattattattattattattattattattattattattattattattaatactgttaaTGCAATATGTTCGCAAATTAACTCAGCTTTGGAAAAAAAGAATGTAAGTGTTACTGTTGTGCAACATAGGTTATTGATCATTTTTATGCTAAGTCAGCAACTACTCTAAAGTACATCAGTTAGCAGCCCTTAAAAAACATTATGTATAAAACTGAAAAtctaattggaaaaaaaaaaaaaaaacattacaaataactTTCAGTATATAATCTAAATCTGAGCTTTGTTTGATCCCTTTCTAATTACTGCTTTATTATGGTGTATTATTTACTGTTGATTAAGATATGAAAATCTCATtctatgtcatttttttttaatagtgcaACAGCCACAGTAATCCTGTTAAATATAAACACAGTGAATACCAGACAGGAAGAGGCTCAATTAATACTCTCAATCTAATTACACcacattttttcttcaaaataCATTACTATTTCTGGCAATACTGGATCTGCAATCATAGTCATCAGTTCACAACCAGGAAATCTGGTGGTATGAAGACGGGTATACGCCAATGATGTAAAGGttaaaatggaagaaaaaaagcTGCCTAAAATCCACATAATAGAAAAATGTatagttagaaaaaaaaacaaaaacacaatggtTCAATGGTTTTTCCCCCAGTCGTGTTTAACCTTGTTAGGGAAGAGCTGGGTCTAggttttcaaaatgaaatatttctTCTAATTTtgcatatacaaagtacaaacaTAACCAATTCTGAACACAGACTGTATTCACATGCTAATACCTACTAGCACCTTTATGGAACATGATGAACATTTTCAGTCTAAAATTTAATAAATGTCTCCATAGAACAACCTTTTCTTCATATCTTACTAAAGCATTGGCTATAGGGGACTTGTGGCATAGTCTGGGTAAATGTGATGTTTGGATGTGCAACAGGCTCCAGTAACTGTAACTGTTAACTGATGCGCTGGCCAGTCAAGGAGATTGGTTCCAATTTAACACTGTTTAATGACACAGGATATGTGAACAAGGGAAaatgaatctaaaaaaaaataatcaaaacagcAAACACATTATAAAAGTTACACAGCATTTTCCAACACTAACCACAATCACACATAAATGTTGCTTTAAAAATCAACCTTCATATATTTGATTACAGAAATGTTATTCAAAAGGTAGTTTTAGTTTAAatgttgtttaatttaaatacaatttctTAATGAATTCCAATTAATCACTCTACACTTATTCATACATCAGTTGTATGTTTATTTGTACCTACTGTTAAATGTACCAACATTTCCTATGTGTTGATTTTAGTTTTAGCTAAACGATATACATCTTTCTAAATGGAACAGTGTTTTACTTGAGTGCACATTgtaaaaacgaacaaaaaaaaactatttaagggACCGTTCTGAATTATTACtaaatggggtctattttaatgatctaatcagTGTCAGATCCAAATAGTCCCTCTCTAATATCATATTAGTCAGGCTTTTTGACACCTTTACTAACATCACTAAGCAGCACCTTTAAAGGCAACAGTGTGTGTATCAGCCGCTGTTTAGATCAATGAAACAGATTCAGACCCTTAATATATAGCTGTTAATCTAAAGTTATCTATGTACCACTACTACACATGACTACTCCATACAACCTGTTATCTCTACTAATAAATCTAGGGTATTAtaatgtttagtttttattaaaCAGTGTTAATTAAGTATACCTGAAGAGATTCAAAGAAGTGAGTCTAGCTTCTGGATTTCAGCGATAGAACAGTAAAGAAGCACAGGTGTCAGGTGAAAAGCCCAAATGTTATGgcttgtacagtatatttcaCTTATAAAAGGTCTGAAACAAGATACAATATGCCAAGCTCGCTGGGATAAAGCAGGAGGAGGTTAGGCACAAATCTCAAGAcgtcaattaaaaaaacacatttaaatcctGTCGTACTAAATGCAGTTTTCCCATCTAGTTTTGCATAAATATGTTTTGAATACATCAATGGAAAGAATGTCCATTTGAAAGTGAGACTGAAATGATAAAAAGACACCTAGTGGGCATAAAAGCACTTTAAGCATGCGAGTAAAAGTGATATGCACTGTATGGACAGTTCTGCCTCCATTTGGAATCTAGCAACAGAAAGGACAACTTGAAGCAGCAAAGCAAGAGCTGTACAGAGAAGCAGGGGAGGCTTGAAAGAAAGGGAGCAGAAAGCAGACACTTGCTGTGGGCTGCTGTACGGTTTGAGTAAATCAACTGTTAACTCAGGGTTAGAAATAAGGAGGTGGTGGGGGTTCCTCTCAATGGCACTGCATGCGAAGGTGCAGAGGTGAGGGAATTCTCCATATCTTACCTCCTGCAACAGGTCTGCCTGCTCGATGGCTTTCAAGACATTTTTCTTCGAGGTCTCCTGAGCTTCACCACCCAGCAGGAACTCATCCAGGATAAAGTACGCCTTTTCGAAGTTAAAGATTATGTCAAGTTCGCACACCTGCAAGGTAAACCACAAGCACACTTACAGGATGCGTCTATATCAAACTAAGGTCTGCAGAGGGTCTCCAATTCTAGAAACTTCTCTTTTGTAAAACAGAACATACATGAAATGTGGCATTTTTTCCCCACCATGACAAATAGTGGGTAGCACAGCAGACTCACAATGTTACTAGCTGAATTTATCCATCTGCATTTTACAGACTTTAGAAAAGATGCCCCATTGGTATTACCCCTATATATTTTGCAGTTATTTAATTACCTAGGGTAAAACAAAgataaaaaggaaaaagaaaatctcTCAACTCACACTGCCAAAGTATTTATCCAGCAGCTCTACGTAACGGTGAATTATCTCAAGAGTTATGAGTTCATTATCCTGATCTTCAATTGCACAGCAGAAGTACAAGCTAGCATACCtgaaaattacaaataaatatttaaaaaaataagacttGTTCCAAAACACTtacaaaaaattataatacatCTTGTGATGGGTCATGTATCACAGCACTGTTCCTTTTTCTTATCTGGTTATCACTTTTCAGTATTACCCATTACCGATTATGCAAACGTTGGTTAAAGCAATTAATCTGTTACTGTCTTGGCTCATCTCCTTCCTTAACTAGACACAGTACATCCATTTTAATTGGTTTGCGCTGGTTAAGCTTCGGCAAATAAAAACCTTTAtgctcagctcatcgctaccaaccctgcgctgactcgggagggtgaagacgaacacccactgtcagccgaccactttttttcacactgcggactcaccatgcagccactcaagagctacagtgtcggaggacaacgcagctcttgggcagctttaCAGATAAGCCCGCAGGCGACcggctacaggggtcgctgatgcgcggtgagccgaggacaccctggccgacctaaccctccctccccccgggcggcgctcagccaattgagcgccgccccctgggagctcccgtcctcggtagACAAAGGAATTGCCTGGACTCTGAACTCTCGACGTCCAGACTaaagggcgcatcctgcactctacgcaagtgcttttactggatgcgccactcgggagccctaataaaaacctttttttagtttGGTGACCCTATATGGTCCTTTTCCTCAATATCTGAATGTGCTTGGTGCACTCCTTATTAACATTCAAAAAGCTGTATGAATAATTTTATACTGTTTAAGTTGTTATTGTATGAAGGCACACAGCCATCATGCATTAACTAACAGTAATCCATCCTGAGGTCATTAATGATATAACAAGCCATTTGGTttcagtatatgtatatataagctAACCATTCAATTCAggtatatgttttttatattatGATAAATGGTAATTCATACAACTGTTTTACAACCATTTGTATCAATATTGAGCCTAAATTCCAGGTATAACGTACCCTTGGCTCTATGCAAATGTTTGCTGGAGTTGACAGTTTGATAAAGGGACATAGAGAAACCATAATCCGCATATTGCAGCAAATAAGATGGACACCATTATTGATTGACTACAAGCTGTGTATTCACCAcacttgtgttttaaatgtatttgaatttgTGGTTTGTTCTTAGGGTTTTCCTAAAACGTATCCTTTTATACACTGTAATTTATAAAGAAGAACTTTATTctctagtttgtttacatgctcATCCAAAGTTTTATGGGTCACTGCAGCTCTTAATTCATTTCAAACTTTGCCAGATGCTTAAATGCTGGAAACCAGTGAGCCAGACAGAATTAGTTATTGCTTTGGTTTCCATTTTCCTTTGTATGGTTTTTCAAGGTTAACAATACATTGTATTGTCATCATTAGTATGAAGTatgaaaaatgatttattgtgGCATTATGCAGCACAGCTGCTGTGCTACTACCAGAAGGCACATTTGCTTTCATGAAATTGATACCAACTTACAAAAGAACACACTGggcagattttttatttaataaaccagTGATCAAAATATCTGCTATTTCAAGACAAATCTGTAGCAGTACAATAGTGATGTAACCATTTCCCTGCCCCTCATCTCAACGGATGAGCTGCCAAAACTGAAATATTCATCCCCAAGCAATTGCTTCTTTCTTTTTCAGTGAGCGCATCAGAGCATGTGATTCCATCCTCACTCATCTGGAAATCAGCTGATTCAGCTTATGTCTCATAGCAGCAGCAACTTTTGCTTATGACGATCCTCACCACTAGCATTGTCAAAGAAACTAACACAGACATGGATAGGATCATATTAGAATTTGAGCAAATTGTAAAAGTCTGGAACACCCTTCCTGGTTAAGCCACCAGGTTTATTCCAcactaaaaaaatctaaaataaatcaAAGCTTTAGCTAAGTTTTACTTACATGAAAATATCAGTGGTTATGCGAAGAAAAATCACTGATTATTATAATAATCACCCATCTTTAGTGGGTGAAGgaacaaaacattttgaagttGGTACTCTACATGACCATCAGAAAAATAATTCACAGAAATTAATTTTTTAGCACAGTAAGTAATTTAGACCCCAAAAAATAATcaatgcttttcatttttttgcaaTATTCAGTACAGTGGAGCTGTTGACCCATTGAGTAGCAATTTAacagacatacattttaaaaactgccaattttaggatcttgtcttgtcttgtataTGGAATGGGATTTCATCTGTATAAGAGTATACATTACTCCAATGGAAAAGGTTAAAGTGTTTAAATATTAGTTTCTTAAGCATTAAATATACATCTTTTTGAAGACTAGTTTCTCTATATAttgttaaaaactgtatatttttctttaaaaactgctttAGTAATAAATCAGCACATATCAAAACCTTTTGTAAACAATCTTGAGGTCACGCCACTCCAGGAAGCTGCACATTTTGGGTTTCCGGGCCAATACTGTCTGCACGAGTTCCCTGGTGATCTTTTTCTTCTCCTTGTCTGACAGCGGGACATACCACTTCTGGAGCCTCAGCTTCCCCTGGCGACTGAAAAGCAGCATGAACTGCATCTGAGAAGGGAATGAAATACATGCAAGGCTTTGTTTACAGCGGCACCACAAGTTGCTACTTTGATGGAGTGGTTGTGCTGGaagtttgtgtaaaaaaaataaaataaaatatgttacctCTGAATTACTCAGCTCTGACATGGACCCACCAAAAAGGATTTTTATGCTTTCATAAAATGACCCAACAGAAAAGTAGGCAGATAACTACTAATAGCTTCAAGGATGAGTGGGAACTGTATTGGTGCTGTGCTTTTCTACATACACATCATACAATATATGTGCATCACATTGCACAATCTGGTACATTGACCGTTTCTCATCAATACAGACCAGGATTCTGAAGCACCTGGCAATGGTGTGTCGACCATCACTCCTCTTTTAGAGTCTGtcgttttgttttaatgttacaTTACACATATTAGATTTGCATAGCAAAATAAACCGTTTGCgcgtatattttatatatatataaaacttaaaTCCATACGAGTTAACGTAAAGCTCTCCAGTGGTTCACATCGCTATCGACGGTGATGTGGCTATTACGTTCACTTACcgtttaactattttgcacatgCACTCTGGCTAATGAAAACTGAGTCGTGTAATGCCCCATACTGGTGCATATGCACGTAttataactgcatttaaaattacAAGTGCATTTATTACTTACGTTCCTAGATAAATGCAGcaggaaaaataaatgtaaatttcGGCATtcgttttaattatttgtttatgatCTATAACTAGGCTAAATTAACCGATATTACTAGAACGCACACAAGTtatctaattgtgtgtgtgtgtgtgtttttattccatttaaacAAGGtacaacaaaaactaaacaaaacaaaaaaatgaatgtgtaCGCCAGCAGTACCATCCAAGAACCGATCAATCACTATTTCTTGTTCAGGACGGTTACGTTAGTGctgttgaaaaatgaaaataGCGAGCAGGCCACACAGAGCAAGTGGCCAAGTATGTTTCACACGGttataaacagaataaaaaataaaaaaacagaaacataagaAAGCATGTAAATGAATTAATCATTATAAAGCTGAGTTTCCCTCCCCCGTCAATCCCCATGTTGTTGTACGTAGTCGGAGccaagcgcgcacacacacaaaaagaacgtctagactttttttttttgacagacaCAACATACAATTTGTCACGCCGTTTGAGACACACAAAAGAATGCAATTTAAATAACGTTTGAAGATTAAAATAACTTACCGTAACCTTTATTTATAGCCGCCTACGAGAAAACATACATTGATCTAAAAGGACCAATTATCTACTTCTTAATTGTATCTGCACAatgcccctcctctctctctctctcctgtctgtcccCCTCTTCCTTGTAGATGGATCACGCAAGGGACGTCAGCGAACCACCTTTTCACTGATTGGTTTAGCCCCTCAGTATTCGATTTTTAATTGGTCCTCAAAATCCGTTATTCCAACCTTTACCCTCACGCTGAGAAGGGGCTGGTGGTGTTCTGTCTTTGGTAGGCTTTCTTCTGCTGTATGTCAATCATCGCCACCGTCAACTGTTCCATCCCcgttataatataaaataatacaagtgTAGTATGGTGTTTTCGCAACACTTGCGTCATATAAAGGTCATGCAATTTGCTACTGTTATTACAGAATTGTTATTACAGAATTGttttcgggcagcagtgtggagtagtggttagggctctggactcttgaccggagggttgtgggttcaatcctcaataggggacactgctgttgtacccttgagcaaggtactttacctagattgctccagtaaaaacccaactgtataaatgggtaattgtatgtagaaataatgtattatgtgatattttgtaacaattgtaagtcgccctggataagggtgtctgctaagaaataaataatgataataataatagcagtgtCTAATGTAGTGGTATAAGTTTAAACTAAAGGGAGAGCATGCTAAAGTTATTGCCAGCAAAATGTATAATAATTCACCAGTGGAGTAAACCTGTCCTGAAGGACAACtaaataatttgaataaataaataaaaataaaaatacatttgagttGATGGTACTGCAGGTTGTTATGCTTTCATTTGCAGTAGCTTTTCAATACAAGTAAAGTAAAGCATAATGGAAGAGCCATTTATGTTAGATTTGGTGCCCAAGTTTTTACTTACAGTTATTTCGTTTTTTTAAGATTGCCCATTTTTATGACTGTAAACTGTGGTGTTGCCATCAGATGTCTCATATTTTTTGTTTCACAACTGCATCCTGAAATTAAATAGGTTAAGCAACTTTAACCCTAAGCCTATAACTGTAAGCACTTTGGGTGTCACAAGATAATGACCTGGCACCTGATCTGATGATTGTAATAATGTACCTAATTTGGAAAGGTTTAAAAACAGAACTCGTGTGAGGGAAAGGATTTGTCCATCCCTGTCATACATTCTATGCCAGAGTTGCTTCTGTAAAGAAGCCAGAATTTAAATTAGCTCTGTGGGCACCTGATGGTCTCACAGTTGTCCCTTGTCAAACATGAAAGATTATTTATGTTAAAGTACAAATAATTTGTGATATCCTCAGAGTGTGTGCCAACTAGCCAGGAGGATCATGATGACACAATGTCTTGAACAGTCTTGTCTTTCAGAGAACTGGACTGGAATTCGTGTCTACagaaaagcaaaaaatatattcccttttttttactggaacattGTTTTAGGTTGTCTTTTTTGATGTGGCTTGTAGCCCCGTCAGCTGTTTCTGTACAAATGACTGCTCAGGGGATTCAAAAGGTTAATGTGTTCCTTTGACTTTGTAACTAAGTAGCAAACTGGGATGCACGCAGTCAGGGGGTTAGTGGTGTTGATGTGATGTGAGCTTTAGGTTTCGATTCAAGAGCTAATGCCCCTCACTTCTTATAGCTCCATGTCTGGCATCAGGTAACACATGCATAGTAACTCACTGTATTTATACTATCAGAATCAAAACACCAAGATGTACAACACAAACATTGCCTTTTCAGTCTCATCAAACTCTCGCACTGGGTGATGACGTGTGTGTTTGAGGTTTGAAACACAGGCTTGTGTACTCGCTTCTGGTGGAGTTCTCTGTTTCCATTAGGCATCTGTGTAATACATATAATGAAgcagaataaacacacacatgtacCAATCTAAGTGAGATCGTGACACATATTTTCCAAGCTTTTCTATTAATATAAGAAACCCTTACTATCAGAATGTTTATCATTTCTTTCATCACAATCAGTGTAAAAGAATAGGCTGCAGTATAGAACTGAAACAGGCTCATCATAAGAAAGAGCATGGTGTTGAAATAGACTCCTCGCTGTCAACAACCAGCCAGTGTGTAGAggcaattaaaaagacaaacagcATGCTTAGGTATACAGTATAGCCAAACGTATCAAGTACAAATCCAAGGAAGCTATCATGACGTTGTATAATGCACTGATAGGACCACACTTAGAGCACTGTGTCAGTTTCTGGTACATTGTGGTCCTGGACAGAGTCCAATGGAGAGCAACCTGACTAATCCCAGatcttaaaggaatgagctatgaagataggtTGAATCTGATTagtctagaacaaagaagaattaggtaGGGCATGatttaaccctaaccaatactttaagcgcagcacagaaaccagtaCGAGAGaaaacagttggaaattaagtggagtttaggacagacagacagacacacacacacacacacacacacacacacacacacacacacacacacacacacagagcagcccTGCTCCCAATCAACCTAAACAGTTACTTCCACAATACATTCATTGAGACAATTACATCATGGGAGTTCAGTGCCCTTCCAGGAAGTTAATACATTTGAGCTAATAGAAATAATGTTAGTAACAATTTGGACGGTAGTTTATTGACTTTGATTGCAGACAAAtctcataaaaatgtaattttattataaCCCATGAGCTTTGTATATGTCAATGCTGCCTTCTATCATATTGCACCACTTTCCTGTTGATATAAgagatgaaaataataataataataataataataataata
Encoded proteins:
- the LOC117406597 gene encoding AP-1 complex subunit sigma-2-like, whose product is MQFMLLFSRQGKLRLQKWYVPLSDKEKKKITRELVQTVLARKPKMCSFLEWRDLKIVYKRYASLYFCCAIEDQDNELITLEIIHRYVELLDKYFGSVCELDIIFNFEKAYFILDEFLLGGEAQETSKKNVLKAIEQADLLQEEMETPRSVLEEIGLT